In a single window of the Pirellulales bacterium genome:
- the hpnE gene encoding hydroxysqualene dehydroxylase HpnE has protein sequence MPQAQSKRVAIVGGGLAGLAAAVGLAGGGIGGRQTAGKTVEVEIFEARRRLGGRAASFADAASGESVDYCQHISMGCCTNLGDFCQRTGTADLFRRDGVLRLFTRDGRASALRGTRGLPAPLHLAPALLQLHFLSLRERIGIGRAMLRLARAAPADLAARTVADWLSEQGQSPRAIERFWGAVLVSALGESVERASMLHAQKVFVDAYLSNASGYELHVPLVSLSELYDVRLTEWLARAGVRLLLGTPVEQIDVEQANVGQNCVEERGADTNGVTLTSSAGTHHYDAVIIATPWQRVRHILSPQLVAVLPQVSALDQIDAAPITGVHLWFDRVITELEHAALVDMLSQWLFRRTDLAEGRATNEYYYQVVISASRNLTGRDRADVVAEICDELRSVWPAARDAKLLRWKMVTDPVAVFSVRPGIERVRPPQSTALGQLFLAGDWTDTGWPATMEGAIRSGYLAAEGVLRHFGHEARLLAADLPRSWLARLLLGNPT, from the coding sequence ATGCCGCAAGCTCAATCAAAACGAGTGGCCATCGTCGGCGGCGGCTTGGCCGGATTGGCTGCCGCGGTGGGCCTGGCTGGCGGCGGGATCGGCGGCCGACAAACCGCCGGCAAGACAGTCGAGGTCGAGATATTTGAAGCGCGACGTCGGCTGGGTGGTCGCGCGGCTTCGTTCGCGGATGCTGCCAGCGGTGAATCGGTCGACTACTGTCAACACATCAGCATGGGTTGCTGCACGAATCTGGGAGACTTCTGCCAACGCACGGGGACGGCCGATCTCTTTCGCCGCGATGGCGTGCTGCGCCTGTTCACGCGCGACGGACGTGCGTCGGCTTTGCGCGGCACGCGTGGGTTGCCGGCCCCTTTGCACCTGGCCCCCGCGCTTTTGCAGCTCCACTTTCTTTCGCTCCGCGAGCGCATCGGTATCGGCCGGGCCATGCTGCGATTGGCTCGCGCAGCACCGGCGGATCTGGCCGCGCGCACGGTTGCCGACTGGCTTTCCGAGCAAGGACAATCGCCGCGAGCCATCGAGCGATTTTGGGGTGCCGTGCTGGTCAGTGCGTTAGGGGAATCGGTCGAACGGGCGTCGATGCTGCACGCTCAAAAAGTCTTCGTCGATGCGTACCTCAGCAACGCGAGCGGTTACGAGTTGCACGTGCCATTGGTGTCGCTCAGCGAGTTGTACGATGTCCGCTTGACCGAATGGCTGGCCCGCGCTGGCGTACGGTTGTTGCTAGGCACGCCCGTCGAACAAATTGACGTTGAACAGGCCAATGTTGGACAGAATTGCGTTGAAGAGCGCGGCGCGGATACCAACGGGGTCACGCTCACCAGTAGCGCCGGTACTCATCATTACGACGCAGTGATTATCGCCACGCCTTGGCAGCGCGTTCGTCACATACTGTCTCCACAACTTGTTGCTGTACTTCCCCAGGTATCGGCGCTCGACCAAATCGATGCGGCGCCGATTACAGGCGTGCATTTGTGGTTCGATCGAGTGATCACCGAGCTCGAGCACGCCGCACTCGTCGACATGCTTAGTCAATGGCTCTTCCGCCGCACAGATCTGGCCGAGGGACGTGCCACGAATGAATACTACTATCAGGTCGTGATCAGCGCCTCGCGAAACCTGACCGGCCGGGACCGCGCTGATGTCGTGGCCGAGATCTGCGACGAGTTGCGCAGCGTCTGGCCCGCGGCACGCGATGCCAAGCTGCTGCGCTGGAAAATGGTAACCGATCCCGTGGCGGTCTTCTCGGTGCGACCTGGCATCGAAAGAGTGCGCCCGCCACAGTCCACGGCCCTGGGGCAGCTTTTCTTGGCTGGCGATTGGACCGACACGGGCTGGCCCGCCACGATGGAAGGCGCTATCCGCAGCGGCTATCTGGCGGCCGAAGGCGTGTTGCGCCACTTCGGCCACGAAGCACGATTGCTGGCCGCCGATTTGCCGCGCAGTTGGCTCGCGCGATTACTGCTGGGCAACCCCACGTAA
- the hpnD gene encoding presqualene diphosphate synthase HpnD — protein sequence MTSSLQASYAHCQTATRQAARNFFYSFLVLPRDKRRAMCALYAFLRETDDIGDSDKPLDSRRAELAAWRQSLAAALAGRAESPILPALVDTVSRYQIPPQYLYDCIDGVEMDLSDRSYETFADLEAYCYRVASAVGLACIHIWGFNDSSAVEPACQLGVAFQLTNILRDLKEDAHRGRVYLPQEDLRRFEYTRDDLFAGVRDDRFAALMSFEIARAEDFYRRGATLEPSLSRDSRAACRAMTGIYHGLLTEIKRRDGDVFTARVTLSTWRKASIAVTSLLPRPAGTPGNHL from the coding sequence ATGACTTCGTCGCTCCAAGCCAGCTACGCCCATTGTCAGACGGCCACGCGACAGGCCGCGCGGAATTTCTTTTACTCGTTCCTGGTATTACCTCGCGACAAGCGCCGCGCCATGTGCGCTCTGTACGCCTTCCTTCGCGAAACCGACGACATTGGCGATAGCGACAAACCGCTTGACTCCCGCCGCGCGGAGCTGGCCGCGTGGCGGCAATCTCTGGCCGCGGCGCTGGCCGGCCGTGCAGAATCGCCGATTCTGCCGGCACTTGTCGATACCGTGTCGCGCTACCAGATCCCTCCGCAGTATCTGTATGATTGCATCGATGGCGTGGAGATGGACCTCAGCGATCGCAGCTACGAGACCTTCGCCGATCTCGAAGCGTACTGCTATCGCGTGGCATCTGCCGTAGGGCTTGCGTGCATTCACATTTGGGGGTTTAACGATTCCTCCGCGGTCGAGCCGGCATGCCAATTGGGCGTCGCCTTTCAGCTAACGAACATTCTCCGCGATTTAAAAGAGGATGCCCACCGAGGCCGCGTTTATTTGCCACAAGAGGACCTGCGCCGCTTCGAATATACGCGTGACGATTTGTTTGCCGGCGTGCGCGACGATCGATTCGCGGCGCTGATGAGTTTCGAGATTGCTCGCGCAGAGGACTTTTATCGCCGCGGCGCCACGCTCGAGCCCAGCTTGTCGCGCGATAGCCGGGCCGCTTGCCGGGCTATGACCGGTATCTATCATGGGCTGCTCACCGAGATCAAACGACGCGACGGCGACGTGTTCACGGCGCGCGTCACTCTTAGCACTTGGCGCAAGGCATCGATCGCGGTGACATCCTTGTTACCGCGCCCGGCGGGCACACCGGGCAATCATCTTTGA
- the ispH gene encoding 4-hydroxy-3-methylbut-2-enyl diphosphate reductase translates to MRIILAAPRGFCAGVNMAIESLELAIKVYGTPVYVFHEIVHNKYVVERFRNEGAVFVDFLDEVPEGATLLYSAHGVSPEVRRIAEERRLRTIDATCPLVTKVHLEAIRYAREGYTILLIGHEGHDEVIGTMGEAPDSIILVESPEDVDRLEVSDPNRLAYLTQTTLSVDDANRIIARLRARFPTIANPPKEDICYATQNRQEAVKLLSHDADLVLVLGSQNSSNSQRLAELARESGVRAYLIDGSADIDVAWFEGNETVLVTAGASAPELVVEDCIEFLRKRFGATVETRTVREEEVYFPLPRELRVLTALD, encoded by the coding sequence ATGCGAATCATTCTGGCCGCTCCCCGCGGCTTCTGCGCTGGCGTGAACATGGCGATCGAAAGCCTGGAGCTGGCGATCAAGGTTTACGGCACGCCGGTCTACGTCTTTCACGAGATCGTCCACAACAAATACGTTGTCGAGCGGTTCCGCAACGAGGGGGCCGTATTCGTCGACTTTTTGGATGAAGTGCCGGAAGGAGCCACTCTGCTCTACTCGGCCCACGGCGTATCGCCCGAGGTGCGTCGGATCGCCGAAGAGCGGCGCTTGCGTACGATCGACGCCACTTGCCCACTAGTGACCAAAGTGCATCTGGAAGCGATCCGCTATGCCCGCGAAGGCTATACGATCCTACTGATCGGCCACGAAGGGCACGACGAAGTCATTGGCACGATGGGTGAGGCACCCGATTCGATCATATTGGTTGAGTCGCCCGAGGATGTTGATCGGCTGGAAGTTTCCGATCCCAACCGGTTGGCATATCTTACGCAGACCACGCTCTCGGTCGATGACGCGAACCGGATCATTGCCCGATTGCGCGCCAGATTTCCCACGATTGCCAATCCGCCCAAGGAAGATATCTGCTACGCCACGCAGAATCGCCAGGAGGCGGTCAAGCTGCTGTCGCACGATGCCGACTTGGTGTTGGTATTGGGGAGCCAGAACAGCTCGAACAGCCAGCGACTGGCCGAACTCGCGCGCGAAAGCGGCGTGAGGGCGTACCTGATCGACGGCTCGGCGGATATCGACGTTGCCTGGTTCGAAGGGAACGAGACTGTTTTGGTCACGGCCGGGGCCAGTGCCCCGGAACTGGTCGTCGAGGACTGCATCGAATTCCTGCGAAAGCGCTTCGGGGCCACGGTCGAGACGCGTACCGTGCGCGAAGAAGAGGTCTACTTTCCGTTGCCGCGCGAATTGCGTGTTCTGACGGCCCTCGACTAA
- the hpnC gene encoding squalene synthase HpnC, producing the protein MRSDRDADLDPLSPYNRMTSAAFTVDLASYGPERCAARATPLAESRDYCRQLASTHYENFHVASALLPRSLRPHFHAVYAYCRWADDLADEIHDRARSLDLLRWWEDELRACYAGEARHPVFVALRESIAEFSIPIEPFADLLVAFRRDQQVERYETSDDVLDYCRYSANPVGRLVLYLARSFDDARAGLSDSICTGLQLANFCQDVASDFDRGRIYLPQETCRRFRYEAADFVGRAYNECFCNLMTVEVDRAEGYLRAGLPLVAQMPDGLRGDIWLFAQGGLAILDCIRRARYDVWRHRPKISRLGKVRLLCGALSRNFLRAPRPRPLRGA; encoded by the coding sequence ATGCGATCCGACCGGGATGCCGACCTCGATCCACTCTCACCCTATAACCGCATGACCAGCGCCGCCTTCACTGTCGATCTAGCGTCGTACGGGCCCGAACGCTGCGCTGCGCGTGCCACACCGCTAGCCGAAAGTCGCGACTACTGCCGGCAGCTGGCGAGTACGCACTACGAAAACTTTCACGTGGCTAGCGCGCTTTTGCCGCGATCCTTGCGGCCTCATTTCCACGCGGTGTACGCATACTGCCGGTGGGCCGACGACCTGGCTGACGAAATACACGACCGGGCCCGCAGCCTCGACTTGCTCCGTTGGTGGGAGGACGAACTGCGCGCTTGCTATGCCGGCGAGGCGCGTCATCCGGTGTTTGTCGCACTGCGGGAATCGATTGCCGAGTTTTCGATTCCCATTGAGCCCTTTGCCGATTTGTTGGTGGCTTTTCGTCGCGACCAGCAGGTCGAGCGTTACGAAACGAGCGATGATGTGTTGGACTATTGCCGTTATTCTGCCAATCCGGTGGGGAGGTTAGTCCTTTATTTGGCACGATCCTTCGACGACGCTCGGGCCGGACTATCCGATTCGATCTGCACCGGACTGCAACTGGCCAACTTCTGTCAGGACGTGGCCAGCGACTTCGACCGTGGACGGATCTACCTGCCGCAAGAAACCTGCCGGCGGTTTCGATACGAGGCTGCGGATTTCGTCGGCCGTGCTTATAACGAATGCTTCTGCAATTTGATGACTGTTGAAGTTGATCGCGCCGAGGGCTACTTGCGCGCCGGCTTGCCCCTGGTAGCGCAAATGCCTGATGGCCTGCGTGGCGATATTTGGCTATTCGCCCAGGGAGGTCTCGCGATTCTCGATTGCATCCGCCGCGCACGGTACGACGTGTGGCGGCATCGCCCCAAGATTTCGCGACTCGGCAAGGTACGATTGCTGTGCGGAGCGCTGTCACGCAATTTCCTCCGCGCTCCGCGACCACGTCCCCTGAGGGGCGCATGA